In the genome of Acaryochloris sp. CCMEE 5410, the window AAACTAGCACCGCTAGACCCTGCTCTCCCACACTTAGGGCAACTTAATAGGTCAGAATCATATCCAGTACCGCACCTAGAACAAATGGGCATCTACTATCTCGCTGCTCTCGCTGCTGGTTATGACAGCCGTATGGAATTCCCTATGAATAATTTGACACTACTCAGGGTCTTCAGAATCTTGATCAAATGAGAGGCTATTGCCCAACAGGCTAGTATCCAATTCCATCCGCTGTTCCATCTTACGGAGGAAGTAACCCGTCATCATCGCGGAAGCCAGCAAGCCTGCTAGATTATCTCGGTCGGTAACGACTTGAACGCTGAAAGCTTCGCTTGGCAGGACACCCACGAGCCCTTGTACATTTTGCGAAATGATTTGCTTGATCTCAGGGCTGACGGACTTAGCAACCCGGGCCAGAACTTCTGGCGGTTGATTTTGTAAATATTTGATTAAGAGATTGGCCTGAGCCTCCTCTGAATCACTCATAATAAAGTTGGCGTTTTCGGGGTCGAAAGCCATAAAGCACCCTCAGAATCTGCTTGCATTCATTGTGTCATCTCTACCTCTAGTGTGCCCAGCTTCTCGGTGGAGAGAAGCCCGAACCTTAAGGTAATTTGATCAACACTACATCCAGAAATCAGAACTTCGTGAATGGGTGGACAAGCGTTCTGCTTCCTTGACGGTAGTATAAACGATTGTTAACTTTTTTGGCGAGATTTCAAGTCCAGAACGCCGGGTGCAAGAACTTGTAAATCATGCATCAAGCAAGATCCACGGAATTGCTTTCTTGACCCTAAATGGACTCCCATAATCGAGGACGAGGCTGGCCCTGCAGGCGAGTATGGGTG includes:
- a CDS encoding DUF760 domain-containing protein — its product is MAFDPENANFIMSDSEEAQANLLIKYLQNQPPEVLARVAKSVSPEIKQIISQNVQGLVGVLPSEAFSVQVVTDRDNLAGLLASAMMTGYFLRKMEQRMELDTSLLGNSLSFDQDSEDPE